The following are encoded together in the Bombus pascuorum chromosome 10, iyBomPasc1.1, whole genome shotgun sequence genome:
- the LOC132911498 gene encoding ATP-dependent RNA helicase DDX42, producing MSYHRGGGNKPKGFGFAGFQMTGTKRSGSNVPPPPPNSTLSKQGYHTMNSITENALSACWGMPKKRSKTEEEYFEDDDDPPPFSLEYIPAPGSPTYDWMKKSTSKEDSDSEEDPLDAFMAGIDAEVKRNNYEAQLAEDERKEEKSKGFRADIDGEDDEESYYRYMEENPTAGLQQEESDQEIDYDEDGNPIAPPKKKDIDPLPPVDHSEIKYESFEKNFYNVHDEIANLSKQQIDDLKKTLGIKVSGPSPPNPVTSFGHFGFDDALIKAIRKNEYTQPTPIQAQAVPAALSGRDIIGIAKTGSGKTAAFIWPMLVHIMDQRELKAGDGPIGLILAPTRELSQQIYQEARKFGKVYNIQVCCCYGGGSKWEQSKALEGGAEIVVATPGRMIDLVKMKATNLTRVTFLVLDEADRMFDMGFEPQVRSICNHVRPDRQTLLFSATFKKRVEKLARDVLTDPVRIVQGDVGEANADVTQHVIVFNNNPTGKWTWLLQNLVEFLSSGSLLIFVTKKLNAEELANNLKLKEFDVMLLHGDMDQIERNKVITAFKKKEVTTLVATDVAARGLDIPHIRTVVNYDVARDIDTHTHRIGRTGRAGEKGTAYTLVTEKDKEFAGHLVRNLEGANQEVPKSLMDLAMQSAWFRKSRFKGGKGKSLNVGGAGLGFRGRPETSSTSSCGSSSQGSKDISEVVKKLERHGPGSDRLSAMKAAFRSQYNSQFRASSDHTWEQTITRPSVIMPPPPPVPPKPNTEQSKTQDVQSTNIGGERKRVRKSRWE from the exons ATGAGTTATCACCGTGGTGGTGGTAATAAGCCAAAAGGCTTTGGATTCGCTGGCTTTCAAATGACTGGCACAAAAAGAAGTGGCTCTAACGTACCACCACCTCCACCAAATTCTACTCTAAGCAAGCAAGGCTATCATACTATGAATTCTATCACCGAAAATGCCTTATCTGCATGTTGGGGAATGCCAAAGAAGCGTAGCAAGACTGAGGAGGA GTACTTTGAGGATGATGACGATCCTCCGCCATTTTCCTTGGAATATATTCCGGCACCTGGATCTCCCACTTATGACTGGATGAAAAAATCAACTTCGAAAGAAGATAGCGATAGCGAGGAAGATCCACTAGATGCATTTATGGCTGGAATAGACGCAGAGGTTAAGAGAAACAATTACGAAGCACAATTGGCGGAGGACGAgcgcaaagaagaaaaatccaaGGGATTTAGAGCGGATATCGATGGCGAGGACGACGAGGAAAGTTACTACAG GTATATGGAAGAAAATCCAACTGCGGGTTTGCAACAAGAAGAATCTGATCAAGAGATCGACTACGATGAAGACGGGAATCCGATCGCTCCtccaaagaagaaagatatcgATCCCTTACCTCCTGTTGATCATAGCGAGATAAAATACGAATCTTTcgagaaaaatttttataacgttcaCGATGAGATCGCTAATTTAAGTAAACAACAAATCGACGATCTGAAGAAAACTTTGGGAATAAAGGTATCTGGTCCGTCTCCGCCGAATCCGGTTACCAGTTTCGGTCATTTTGGTTTCGATGATGCGTTAATAAAAGCTattagaaaaaacgaatatACTCAACCTACCCCTATCCAAGCTCAAGCAGTTCCGGCCGCATTGAGCGGCAGGGATATAATAGGTATAGCGAAAACCGGTAGCGGTAAAACAGCAGCCTTTATTTGGCCAATGTTAGTTCACATAATGGATCAAAGAGAATTGAAGGCAGGTGACGGACCCATCGGTTTAATTCTTGCTCCTACGAGAGAATTGTCACAACAG ATTTACCAAGAAGCAAGGAAGTTCGGGAAAGTGTATAATATTCAAGTGTGCTGTTGCTACGGCGGTGGCAGCAAATGGGAGCAAAGTAAAGCATTGGAAGGGGGTGCGGAAATAGTAGTCGCAACGCCGGGTAGAATGATAGATTTAGTTAAAATGAAAGCAACGAATTTGACCAGAGTAACATTTCTAGTATTGGACGAAGCTGATAGAATGTTCGATATGGGTTTCG AGCCGCAAGTGCGTTCAATATGTAACCACGTAAGGCCAGACAGGCAAACGTTGTTGTTCAGCGCAACTTTCAAAAAGAGGGTAGAAAAGCTTGCGAGGGACGTTCTGACGGATCCGGTTAGGATAGTACAAGGGGACGTCGGTGAAGCGAATGCTGACGTCACGCAACACGTGATAGTGTTCAATAATAATCCTACCGGCAAATGGACTTGGTTGTTGCAGAATCTAGTTGAATTCTTGAGCTCTGGCAGTCTGTTGATTTTCGTAACTAAAAAG CTCAATGCGGAGGAACTTGCGAACAATCTGAAGTTGAAAGAATTTGACGTTATGCTGTTGCACGGTGATATGGATCAAATAGAAAGGAACAAAGTAATAACGGCTTTTAAAAAGAAGGAAGTTACTACACTGGTCGCTACTGACGTTGCTG CTCGAGGTTTGGACATTCCACATATCAGAACCGTTGTTAATTACGACGTCGCACGAGACATAGATACTCATACACATAGGATAGGTAGAACTGGTCGAGCGGGTGAAAAAGGAACAGCGTATACCCTTGTAACagagaaagacaaagaattcGCAGGTCACCTAGTTCGAAATTTGGAGGGTGCAAATCAGGAAGTACCAAAGAGTCTCATGGATTTAGCGATGCAAAGCGCTTGGTTCCGCAAGTCAAGGTTCAAAGGTGGGAAAGGGAAGAGTTTGAACGTTGGAGGGGCCGGACTTGGGTTTAGGGGAAGACCGGAAACATCTTCAACTTCG AGTTGTGGTTCCTCGTCGCAAGGATCTAAGGATATAAGCGAagtcgttaaaaaattagaaagacATGGACCAGGTAGCGATCGGTTATCGGCCATGAAAGCTGCTTTCCGTAGTCAGTACAATTCTCAG TTCCGGGCATCGTCGGATCATACGTGGGAACAAACTATTACGCGGCCTTCGGTGATAATGCCCCCACCACCACCTGTACCTCCGAAACCAAATACGGAACAATCAAAGACTCAGGATGTACAAAGCACGAATATCGggggagaaaggaagagagtgAGAAAGAGTCGGTGGGAATAA
- the LOC132911500 gene encoding cationic amino acid transporter 4 encodes MPSVRRMILGHVMSGLCSKMNRTKKLQGDLLETPMKRCLSTFDITLLGVGHMVGAGIYVLTGTVAHGTAGPGVILSFLLAGIASLLAALCYAEFGARIPKAGSAYVYTYISIGEFWAFVIGWNIILEHMIGAASVARAWSGYVDSLAGGAISNYTRQIMHGYTMGEPLGTIPDFLAAGLCLAYAMLLALGVKCSATVNSMLTIVNLGVMGLVIGLGIYYAKLSNWSCENGGFLPYGFSGVLAGAATCFYAFVGFDSIATSGEEARDPSYSIPRATLFSMAIVTIGYVMVGAALTLVVPYWNINPTAALPEAFSSRGIPWAKYAISVGALCGMTTTLFGSLFSLPRTMYAMANDGLLFGFLGHVSKRTQVPVLNLAISGSVSALIALLFDLQHLVEFMSIGTFLAYTIVSASVIILRYRPEKITPPPSNAGTPSSLTSPPTEGADSNSDCNSVTSAESELLDLSEGTGKLTSRYVWLVNFLGNCKPGDAVTGSVMIYTAGCISLCYLLILVCQTYFAPDWWDYFVLTNVVTLLIGSLIVISAHQQSPPTGKFRVPMVPIVPALSILFNVGLMFHLSLLTWLRFLVWMIIGMLIYFLYGIHYSKEAAGPNSYSILMATSEAGRGAKWGATLRVNQKSDKVPILNEEDFVH; translated from the exons ATGCCATCGGTTCGCCGAATGATCCTCGGGCACGTTATGTCCGGTCTGTGTTCCAAAATGAATCGCACGAAAAAGCTTCAAGGTGATTTACTTGAAACTCCAATGAAAAGATGTCTTTCCACGTTCGATATTACGTTGCTTG GTGTTGGTCATATGGTTGGCGCTGGTATCTATGTTTTGACAGGAACGGTGGCTCATGGCACAGCCGGTCCAGGTGTAATCCTGAGCTTCCTGCTCGCTGGCATAGCTTCTTTGTTAGCTGCGTTATGTTACGCTGAATTTGGTGCAAGAATTCCAAAAGCTGGCAGCGCATACGTTTACACCTACATCTCCATCGGCGAATTCTGGGCTTTCGTAATTGGATGGAACATCATATTAGAGCATATGATCG GTGCGGCGTCCGTAGCCAGGGCATGGAGCGGATACGTTGATTCTCTGGCAGGAGGAGCAATCAGCAATTACACCCGCCAAATAATGCACGGGTACACAATGGGAGAGCCACTTGGAACTATACCAGATTTTTTAGCCGCTGGTCTATGCCTAGCTTACGCGATGTTGTTAGCATTGGGCGTCAAATGTTCGGCAACGGTCAACTCTATGCTCACTATCGTAAATTTAGGCGTGATGGGGTTGGTAATCGGTCTGGGAATATATTATGCGAAACTTTCTAATTGGAGCTGTGAGAATGGAGGATTCTTGCCGTACGGATTCAGCGGTGTATTAGCAG GTGCCGCAACATGTTTCTACGCTTTCGTCGGCTTCGATTCTATAGCTACCTCTGGCGAAGAAGCGCGCGATCCTAGCTACAGTATACCACGAGCAACGCTATTTTCCATGGCAATCGTAACCATCGGGTACGTGATGGTCGGCGCCGCTTTAACTTTAGTCGTGCCGTATTGGAACATCAATCCAACAGCAGCGCTTCCCGAGGCTTTCTCATCGAGAGGAATACCATGGGCGAAATACGCGATAAG TGTTGGGGCTTTGTGCGGAATGACGACGACTCTCTTCGGATCCCTGTTTTCATTGCCACGGACAATGTATGCCATGGCGAACGATGGTCTACTCTTTGGTTTTCTGGGCCACGTTAGCAAACGCACTCAAGTTCCGGTTCTCAACTTAGCTATCAGCGGCTCTGTCAGTGCCTTAATCGCCTTGCTCTTCGACCTTCAACATCTAGTTGAATTTATGTCTATCGGTACTTTCTTGGCCTATACCATCGTTTCAGCGAGCGTAATTATCTTAAGATATCGTCCTGAGAAAATTACGCCGCCGCCATCGAACGCTGGTACACCGAGCAGTTTGACATCGCCTCCTACCGAGGGTGCGGATTCCAACAGCGACTGTAACAGCGTCACGTCCGCCGAATCCGAg CTCTTAGATCTGAGCGAGGGCACTGGCAAACTTACATCACGTTACGTTTGGCTGGTGAATTTCCTGGGCAACTGCAAACCTGGAGATGCGGTCACTGGTTCCGTAATGATTTATACGGCAGGTTGCATTTCTTTATGTTATCTGTTAATACTGGTATGTCAAACGTATTTTGCACCAGACTGGTGGGACTACTTCGTTCTGACAAACGTTGTTACATTACTGATTGGCA GTCTTATCGTCATCTCTGCGCACCAACAGAGTCCACCTACTGGTAAATTCCGCGTACCTATGGTACCTATAGTACCAGCTCTGAGTATCTTATTCAACGTTGGGCTAATGTTTCACTTGTCGCTTTTAACGTGGCTACGATTTCTTGTGTGGATGATAATCG GAATGTTAATATACTTCCTGTATGGCATTCACTACAGTAAAGAAGCAGCGGGTCCAAATTCGTACTCGATCTTAATGGCGACTTCGGAAGCTGGTCGGGGTGCGAAATGGGGAGCGACGTTACGGGTTAATCAGAAAAGCGATAAAGTTCCGATCTTAAACGAGGAAGATTTCGTGCATTAG
- the LOC132911505 gene encoding acetyl-coenzyme A transporter 1, translated as MGIKRKMNKDDNVEDGIHESKHVHERSDVRGDEKNIAILLFLYLLQGIPLGLCGSIPMLLQNRDVSYRQQAEFSFVQWPFSLKLFWAPIVDSVFSRRFGRRKTWLIPTQYLMGFFMLLLSSHVNQWLGSKTIKPNIEMLTVIFFVLNVLAATQDIVVDGWALTMLKRCNVGYASICNSVGQTAGYFIGYVLFMALESPEFCNSYLRSTPSNEGILTLPDFLYFWGWVFIIITTLLAFFKHEDSEKMHKDEELNTDIKHAYRLLWNIVKLPSIRIIIIFLLTAKIGFSACDAVTGLKLVEAGIPKEQFALMAVPMIPLQIMLPLAISKYTVGPRPMDIYIKAMPYRLAFGLIAVALVFVTPYIVTGGYVPAYYFIALIALYLIHQVFTSSMFVASMAFFAKISDPAVGGTYMTLLNTLSNLGANWPATAALWFVDPLTYRQCSTDPSNDCSTISERELCMNTHNGTCNMQFDGYYVESILCFIIGLVWLRWGRRKIDLLQTRPMSAWKIILSKQNR; from the exons ATGGGtattaaaaggaaaatgaatAAGGATGACAACGTGGAAGATGGAATCCACGAGTCAAAGCATGTGCACGAACGTTCGGATGTACGAGGTGACGAAAAGAATATAgctattcttttatttttatatctgttGCAAGGAATACCATTGGGATTATGCGGTTCTATTCCCATGTTGCTTCAGAACAGAGACGTGTCATATCGTCAGCAG GCTGAATTTAGCTTTGTGCAATGGCCCTTTTCTTTGAAACTGTTTTGGGCACCCATAGTAGACTCTGTGTTTTCACGAAGatttggaagaagaaaaacatgGCTAATTCCAACTCAATATTTAATGGGATTTTTCATGCTGTTATTATCCAGTCATGTAAATCAATGGTTGGGTAGTAAAACAATAAAACCAAACATAGAAATGTTGactgtaatattttttgtactaAATGTTTTGGCTGCAACTCAAGATATTGTAGTAGATGGATGGGCACTGACTATGTTAAAAAG gTGTAACGTGGGATATGCATCAATTTGCAACAGTGTAGGACAAACTGCTGGATATTTTATTGGTTATGTACTTTTCATGGCATTAGAATCTCCTGAATTTTGTAACAGTTATTTGAGATCTACACCTTCCAATGAAGGCATTTTAACTCTGCCTG attttctttatttctggGGATgggtatttataattatcaccACTTTACTTGCCTTTTTTAAACACGAAGATTCAGAGAAAATGCACAAAGACGAAGAATTGAATACAGATATCAAACATGCGTACAGATTACTTTGGAACATTGTCAAATTACCATCTATAAGAATaatcattatatttttgttaactgCTAAG ATAGGGTTTTCTGCTTGTGATGCTGTAACAGGTTTGAAGCTAGTAGAAGCTGGTATACCAAAAGAACAGTTTGCTCTTATGGCTGTGCCTATGATTCCATTACAAATAATGTTACCATTGGCAATATCAAAGTATACAGTAGGTCCAAGGCCCATGGATATATACATAAAGGCAATGCCTTATAG ACTTGCTTTTGGATTAATAGCAGTAGCTTTGGTATTTGTGACACCATATATTGTAACAGGGGGGTATGTTCCAGCCTACTACTTCATAGCTTTAATTGCTCTATATTTGATACACCAG GTTTTCACAAGTAGTATGTTCGTGGCATCGATGGCATTTTTTGCAAAGATTAGCGATCCAGCTGTTGGTGGTACTTACATGACATTACTAAACACATTAAGTAATCTCGGAGCTAATTGGCCAGCAACGGCAGCTCTTTGGTTCGTTGATCCATTAACGTATCGACAATGCAGCACCGATCCCTCAAATGACTGTAGCACAATTTCGGAAAGGGAG CTCTGCATGAACACGCACAATGGTACTTGTAACATGCAATTTGATGGATATTATGTAGAGAGTATCTTGTGCTTTATCATAGGACTTGTTTGGCTCAGATGGGGTCGACGGAAAATAGATCTGTTGCAAACAAGACCAATGTCTGcttggaaaattattctttcgaaGCAGAACAGATAA
- the LOC132911509 gene encoding uncharacterized protein LOC132911509, with amino-acid sequence MSQRFICALLTTSVICCALAENNEFAAASEFVKKQLTKDKLLTDVVRAKNSSKTPYLYSVVSDNAQHGQKNLDKHSRTIINQRLESDSRGFSCCGPRYGSNSSTRPDSYHSRIPVDNGRYQTKFTERLPTDRYGWQTQGPPPGLSGRPGSGSYAGTAFYEGGHTGDRFGPRPSYGNEGSRKPGSYDSGGGYGYASSGFGGYSFNRPTGYGGDYGISGTFANGDEFGSVESNRPNGHPPPHPNINAHKAVALKALAGVALIGAAAALATNPVLLPLGVVSGRKKRSSLSIKDRNDYMNYILTNLKSNVTKNDEDGKKVSLSPTCVARVTCEIQKNYWINRKKDANFFKEISALEHRLNNLLLSNVLDDELVNMRIRRLVRAATIVAVNGDNCNAFTCTLVQIKTSKNLSVLKL; translated from the exons atgTCGCAACGATTCATTTGCGCTCTGCTAACGACTAGCGTTATTTGCTGTGCACTCGCGGAGAATAATGAATTCGCCGCGGCTTCTGAATTCGTTAAGAAACAGCTCACGAAAGATAAACTGTTGACGGACGTCGTACGCGCTAAAAATTCTTCCAAGACGCCATATCTGTATAGCGTAGTGTCTGATAACGCGCAACATGGACAGAAAAATTTGGATAAACATTCACGAACGATTATCAATCAGCGATTGGAATCTGATTCAAGAG GTTTCAGTTGCTGCGGACCCAGATACGGTTCCAATTCGTCAACGCGACCTGATTCGTATCACAGTAGGATCCCTGTGGACAATGGTCGATATCAAACTAAATTTACTGAACGTTTACCCACTGATAG ATACGGCTGGCAAACTCAAGGACCACCACCAGGTTTAAGCGGAAGACCCGGAAGTGGAAGTTACGCTGGAACTGCATTTTACGAAGGAGGTCATACAGGAGATAG ATTTGGTCCACGACCGAGTTATGGGAACGAAGGTTCACGCAAACCTGGTAGTTATGATTCCGGCGGAGGATATGGTTATGCTAGCAGTGGTTTCGGAGGATATAGCTTTAACCGACCAACTGGTTACGGAGGTGATTATGGAATTTCAGGGACCTTCGCTAATGGCGATGAATTCGGATCTGTGGAGTCAAATCGTCCAAATGGACATCCTCCTCCCCATCCGAATATTAACGCACACAAG GCCGTCGCTTTAAAGGCATTGGCAGGTGTTGCGTTAATTGGTGCAGCCGCCGCTTTAGCAACAAATCCTGTTCTTCTTCCGCTCGGAGTTGTATCAGGcagaaagaaacgatcgagTTTGTCCATCAAAGACAGAAATGATTATATGAATTACATTTTAACAAACTTGAAAAGTAACGTTACCAAG AATGATGAAGATGGAAAGAAAGTATCTCTCTCACCAACGTGTGTAGCTAGAGTCACGTGCGAGATTCAAAAGAATTACTGGATCAATCGTAAGAAGGACGCTAactttttcaaagaaatatcaGCATTGGAACATCGTCTTaacaattt GCTTCTAAGTAATGTACTGGACGATGAACTTGTGAATATGCGCATTAGAAGATTAGTAAGAGCGGCAACCATTGTTGCCGTGAATGGAGACAACTGCAACGCATTTACTTGTACTCTTGTACAAATCAAAACAAGCAAGAATCTATCTGTTCTTAAACTATAG